CTTCGCATCCCGCTGCTGAACACGCGATGAAGATTCTCGGACACCGCGGTGCGTCGGCGGAGGCGCACGAGAACACGCTCGAAGCCTTCACCCGTGCGTTCGAACTCGGCGCCGACGGGGTCGAACTCGACGTGCGCCGCACCAAGGACGGCGCGCTGGTCGTGCACCACGATGCCGCCGTCGTGACGGGACGACTGATCGTCGAGTCGAACGAGATGGAAGTGCCGCTGTACGTGCCGCACCTCGAGGCGGCGCTGGAAGTGTGCCCGGGCTTGGTCAACATCGAGATCAAGAACGTGCCGATCGACCCGGACTTCGACCCCGAAGAGCGCGTCGCCGCCGGCGTCGTGGCGCTGGTACGCCGCCTGAAGATCGCCGATCGCGTCGTCGTGTCGAGCTTCGGTCTCGCCGCCATCAACGCCGTGCGTGCCGCCGATCCGTCGATCGCCACGGGCTGGTTGACGATCTCTGCCTACGACCAACTGCAAGCGCTCGGCACCGTCGTCGAGCACGGCCACGGCGCCATCCATCCGCACCACACGACGGTCACGGCCGAGTTGGCCGACGCGGCCCGCGACGCCGGCGTCGTGATCAACACCTGGACGGTCGACGACCCGGTCGAGATGCGCCGCCTCGCCGACCTCGGCGTGAATGCCATCATCACCAACGACGTGGCGTTGGCGGTGCAGACGGTGCGTCCTTAGGGGACCACGAGGTCGAGGCAGTCAGGCTGGTAGCGCAATTCGAGGCGGTCGACTTCACCGACGAACTCCCCGTCGAGTTGGTACGGGAACTTGCGGTGGCCGACGAGGGTGAGCGAGTCGACGTCGACGCGGCGGTCGATGCGGTGCGACCGCCGGAGGTGGCGGCCCGACCCCATCGCCGAGCCGGCCGCGCCGATGATCGTCGCGAAGCTCATCGAGCGCAGCGTCGTGACGGCGAGTCCCGAGTCGAGCGTCGCTTCAGGCGCTAGCGACAGCGGCCGTCGTCCGAGGTACGTGTAGGGGTCGGTCTTCTGACAGATCGAGAAGTACCCGTCGTCGATGATCGTGCCGTCGGCGTGGTGGACGGCGAACGCCGGCGTCTTGTGGTCGAAGCCGCGAAACCACGTGCGGAACGCCGCGTACACGAACAGCGGGTTGCCGGCGTAGCGCTTGAGCGACGAGCGCTTCTCGACCTCCTCGACGACGGCGGCGTCGAAGCCGGCGCCGACGTGGAACGTGAAGTAGCGGCCGTTGGCGTTGCCGAGTCCAACGCGCTTGCGCTTGCCGGCGCGCAGCGCCTCGATGAGTGCGCCCGTCGCCTCGATCGGGTCGTTGGGCAAGCCGATGGTGCGGGCGAACACGTTGGTCGACCCGCCCGGCAGCGCCGCGAGTGCCGTCGCCGAGCCGACGAGTCCGTTGGCCGCCTCGTTGAGGGTGCCGTCGCCGCCGAGCACGACGACGACGTCGGTGCCGTTCGCCGCCGCGCCCTGCGCCAGCCGCGTGGCGTGGCCGCGACGACTCGTCTCGGCCACCGTGACGTCGGCCTCGGCGCCGAACGCCGCCTGGATGACGACGCGAGCGCGCGGGGTGACCGACGACGCGGACGGGTTACACAGCAGGAGGACGCGAGGCATCGGTCTCCGATGCTTTCACGTCGACGCCGGCGAGGAGGACTCGCCCCAGTTGGCGCGGCACCGTCGCGATGACGGGGAAGGCGGCGGCGCGCTTGGGCATCCGCAGGTAGGTGTCGTCGCGCTCGACGGCGCGCACGATGGCGCGGGCGACGCGCTCGGGTGGCAACTCCTTCACCAGGCGCAGCGCCCGCAGCCGATCGAGGGACCGGTGCATCGGGCCGTGGGCGTCGAGGCTGTTGCCCATCTCGTTGTCGACGGGGCCGAGCTCGACGAGCGTGGTCGACACGCCGGTGCCGGCGAGCTCGGCGCGCATGTAGCCGTTGAAGTGACTCAAGCCCGCTTTCGTCGCGCCGTAGACCGCGACGCCGGGGAGGCAGGACGAGCCCGCCATCGACGAGATGTCGACGATGCGCCCGGTGCGCCGCGCCAGCATCCCAGGCAGCGCAGCACGGGTCAGCTGGATCGGCGCGTGGAGGTTCACGTCGATGAGCGCGTCGATCGAGGCCGGATCCATCGCGTCGAACGCGGTCGTGTCGAGGAGACCGGCGTTGTTGACGAGCACGTCGATCGGCCCGTGCGCCTCGATGCGCCGAATGAGGCCGTCGCGCTGCGTACGGTCGCCGAGGTCGCACGGGTGGGCCTCGCCGTCGAGATCGGCCGCCAGCTTTTCGATCGCGTCGGCTCCGCGAGCGACCAGGACG
Above is a window of Acidimicrobiales bacterium DNA encoding:
- a CDS encoding SDR family NAD(P)-dependent oxidoreductase, which codes for MNVRGKRVVVTGASRGIGADLARRFASVGARVVLVARGADAIEKLAADLDGEAHPCDLGDRTQRDGLIRRIEAHGPIDVLVNNAGLLDTTAFDAMDPASIDALIDVNLHAPIQLTRAALPGMLARRTGRIVDISSMAGSSCLPGVAVYGATKAGLSHFNGYMRAELAGTGVSTTLVELGPVDNEMGNSLDAHGPMHRSLDRLRALRLVKELPPERVARAIVRAVERDDTYLRMPKRAAAFPVIATVPRQLGRVLLAGVDVKASETDASRPPAV
- a CDS encoding glycerophosphodiester phosphodiesterase; amino-acid sequence: MKILGHRGASAEAHENTLEAFTRAFELGADGVELDVRRTKDGALVVHHDAAVVTGRLIVESNEMEVPLYVPHLEAALEVCPGLVNIEIKNVPIDPDFDPEERVAAGVVALVRRLKIADRVVVSSFGLAAINAVRAADPSIATGWLTISAYDQLQALGTVVEHGHGAIHPHHTTVTAELADAARDAGVVINTWTVDDPVEMRRLADLGVNAIITNDVALAVQTVRP
- a CDS encoding diacylglycerol kinase family protein, whose amino-acid sequence is MPRVLLLCNPSASSVTPRARVVIQAAFGAEADVTVAETSRRGHATRLAQGAAANGTDVVVVLGGDGTLNEAANGLVGSATALAALPGGSTNVFARTIGLPNDPIEATGALIEALRAGKRKRVGLGNANGRYFTFHVGAGFDAAVVEEVEKRSSLKRYAGNPLFVYAAFRTWFRGFDHKTPAFAVHHADGTIIDDGYFSICQKTDPYTYLGRRPLSLAPEATLDSGLAVTTLRSMSFATIIGAAGSAMGSGRHLRRSHRIDRRVDVDSLTLVGHRKFPYQLDGEFVGEVDRLELRYQPDCLDLVVP